Proteins found in one Littorina saxatilis isolate snail1 unplaced genomic scaffold, US_GU_Lsax_2.0 scaffold_452, whole genome shotgun sequence genomic segment:
- the LOC138956505 gene encoding uncharacterized protein → MKHLFATHGIPEKLMTDNGSQFVSHEFEQFAKEWNFVHTTSSPYYPKSNGLAENAVKQAKQLLNKSKKDGSDMMLGLLNLRQHPKRRHGVTGTAPTIPTHPHHPANLNKALETQALEHHLRLKAVKIRPSAAEMSSRQVSKIPKTTETQ, encoded by the coding sequence ATGAAACACCTCTTCGCGACTCACGGCATCCCAGAAAAACTCATGACCGACAATGGCAGTCAGTTCGTTAGTCATGAATTTGAACAATTCGCAAAAGAATGGAACTTCGTTCACACCACCAGCAGCCCTTACTACCCAAAGTCCAATGGCCTGGCTGAAAACGCTGTCAAACAGGCCAAGCAGTTGCTAAACAAAAGCAAGAAAGACGGTTCCGACATGATGCTGGGTCTTCTGAACTTGCGGCAACACCCCAAGAGACGCCATGGGGTCACCGGCACAGCGCCTACTATCCCGACGCACCCGCACCACCCTGCCAACCTCAACAAAGCTCTTGAGACCCAAGCCCTTGAACACCACCTCCGTCTCAAAGCAGTTAAAATCCGCCCGTCAGCAGCAGAAATGTCATCACGACAAGTCAGCAAAATACCAAAGACCACTGAGACCCAGTGA